A single Pantoea rwandensis DNA region contains:
- the metF gene encoding methylenetetrahydrofolate reductase — MSFFHANQREALNQSLAELNGQINVSFEFFPPRTSEMEETLWSSIDRLSILKPKFLSVTYGANSGERDRTHSIIKGIKERTGLEAAPHLTCIDATRDELRTIARDYWDNGIRHIVALRGDLPPGGGKPEMYGADLVELLKEVGDFDISVAAYPEVHPEAKSAQADLINLKRKVDAGANRAITQFFFDVESYLRFRDRCVAAGIDVEIVPGILPVSNFKQLQRFATMTNVRVPGWMNAMFAGLDDDPETRKMVGANIAMDMVKILSREGVKDFHFYTLNRAELSYAICHTLGVRPTLTA; from the coding sequence ATGAGTTTCTTTCACGCCAATCAGCGCGAAGCGTTGAACCAAAGCCTGGCTGAGCTGAACGGGCAAATTAACGTCTCTTTTGAATTTTTCCCGCCTCGTACCAGTGAAATGGAAGAAACCTTGTGGAGTTCGATTGATCGACTGAGCATCCTGAAACCGAAATTCCTCTCCGTAACCTACGGTGCGAACTCTGGCGAGCGCGACCGTACGCACAGCATCATCAAAGGCATTAAAGAACGCACCGGTCTGGAAGCGGCTCCGCACTTGACCTGCATCGATGCCACGCGTGATGAGCTGCGCACCATCGCGCGCGATTACTGGGATAACGGTATCCGTCACATTGTGGCGCTGCGCGGTGATTTACCGCCGGGCGGCGGCAAGCCTGAGATGTACGGCGCTGATTTGGTCGAATTGCTTAAAGAAGTGGGCGATTTTGATATCTCTGTAGCCGCTTACCCGGAAGTGCATCCTGAAGCGAAAAGTGCGCAAGCGGATTTGATCAACCTGAAGCGTAAGGTTGATGCTGGTGCCAACCGCGCTATTACGCAGTTCTTCTTTGATGTCGAAAGCTATCTGCGCTTCCGCGATCGCTGTGTCGCGGCAGGCATTGATGTCGAAATCGTGCCGGGCATTTTGCCAGTATCGAACTTTAAGCAGTTACAGCGTTTCGCCACCATGACCAACGTGCGCGTGCCGGGCTGGATGAACGCGATGTTTGCCGGATTGGATGACGATCCAGAAACGCGCAAAATGGTCGGCGCTAATATCGCGATGGACATGGTGAAAATTCTGTCACGTGAAGGGGTGAAGGATTTCCACTTCTATACGCTGAACCGCGCAGAGCTAAGCTACGCTATCTGTCATACGCTGGGTGTGCGTCCAACCTTAACGGCCTGA
- the ppc gene encoding phosphoenolpyruvate carboxylase — protein sequence MNEQYSAMRSNVSMLGKLLGDTIKDALGENILDRVETIRKLSKSSRAGNDTDRKELLNTLQNLSNDELLPVARAFSQFLNLTNVAEQYQTISRSGDGANNPEILKKTFERLKQQNDISESSIRQAIEELSLELVLTAHPTEITRRTLIHMLGEVNSCLQQLDHSDLSDYERTQVMRRLRQLVAQAWHTDEIRKYRPTPIDEAKWGFAVVENSLWQGVPAFLRELNEQVEETFGIKLPVDFVPIKFTSWMGGDRDGNPNVTAPITRHAMQLSRWKAADLFLRDVGVLISELSMSECSDEVRELCGDPEALEPYRMILKRIRGQLMTTQAYLGRRLKGERLPRPADLLVSNDQLWQPLFAIYQSLQQCGMGIIANGQLLDTLRRVKCFGVPLVRIDIRQESTRHTEAIAEVTRYLGLGDYESWSEADKQAFLIRELNSKRPLLPHQWEPGDNTREVLDTCKVVAEAPQGSIASYVISMAKTPSDVLAVHLLLKEAGIPYAMPVAPLFETLDDLNNANDVMTQLLNIDWYRGFINGKQMVMIGYSDSAKDAGVMAASWAQYEAQDALIKTCEKAGITLTLFHGRGGSIGRGGAPAHAALLSQPPGSLKGGLRVTEQGEMIRFKYGLPEVTIASLSLYTGAILEANLMPPPEPKREWKEIMNGLSAHSCAMYRGYVRENPDFVPYFRSATPEQELGKLPLGSRPAKRRPTGGVESLRAIPWIFAWTQNRLMLPAWLGAGAALQKAMDEGHQDQLEAMCSQWPFFATRLGMLEMVFSKADLWLAEYYDQRLVDKSLWPLGLQLRDQLAADIKAVLTIANDAHLMADQPWIAESIALRNVYTDPLNVLQAELLHRARAQEARGDAPDARVEQALMVTIAGVAAGMRNTG from the coding sequence ATGAACGAACAATATTCCGCAATGCGAAGTAATGTCAGTATGCTCGGCAAACTGCTCGGGGATACGATAAAGGATGCACTGGGAGAGAACATCCTCGATAGGGTGGAAACTATCCGCAAACTCTCTAAGTCCTCCCGCGCAGGCAATGACACCGATCGTAAGGAACTGCTGAACACGCTGCAAAATCTCTCTAACGACGAGCTGCTGCCCGTCGCGCGTGCGTTTAGCCAGTTCCTCAACCTGACCAACGTGGCAGAGCAGTATCAGACCATTTCCCGCAGCGGCGATGGCGCGAACAATCCTGAAATCCTGAAGAAGACCTTTGAGCGTCTGAAGCAGCAAAACGACATCAGCGAAAGTTCGATTCGCCAGGCGATTGAAGAACTGTCACTGGAGCTGGTGCTGACCGCTCACCCAACGGAGATCACCCGCCGTACGCTGATTCACATGCTGGGTGAAGTGAATAGCTGCCTGCAGCAACTCGACCACAGCGATCTCTCCGATTACGAGCGCACGCAAGTCATGCGTCGCCTGCGTCAATTGGTCGCACAAGCCTGGCATACCGATGAAATCCGTAAGTACCGCCCAACCCCGATTGATGAAGCCAAATGGGGCTTTGCCGTGGTCGAAAATAGCCTGTGGCAAGGCGTACCGGCATTCCTGCGCGAGCTGAACGAGCAAGTTGAAGAGACCTTCGGCATTAAACTGCCGGTGGATTTCGTGCCAATTAAATTCACCTCGTGGATGGGTGGCGATCGCGACGGTAACCCGAACGTCACCGCGCCTATCACACGCCATGCGATGCAGCTGAGCCGCTGGAAAGCCGCCGATCTGTTCCTGCGCGACGTGGGCGTGCTGATTTCTGAACTGTCGATGTCCGAATGCAGCGATGAAGTGCGTGAGCTGTGCGGCGATCCGGAAGCGCTGGAACCGTACCGCATGATTCTGAAGCGCATCCGTGGCCAGCTGATGACCACGCAAGCTTATTTAGGCCGTCGTTTGAAAGGCGAGCGCCTGCCGCGCCCTGCCGATCTACTGGTATCAAACGATCAACTGTGGCAACCGCTGTTCGCCATCTATCAATCTCTGCAACAGTGCGGCATGGGCATCATCGCGAATGGCCAGTTGCTGGATACGCTGCGTCGCGTGAAGTGCTTTGGCGTGCCGCTGGTGCGTATTGATATCCGTCAGGAGAGCACCCGCCACACCGAAGCGATTGCGGAAGTGACGCGCTATCTGGGGCTGGGTGACTACGAAAGCTGGTCAGAAGCCGACAAGCAGGCGTTCCTGATCCGTGAACTGAACTCCAAACGTCCGCTGCTGCCGCATCAATGGGAGCCGGGCGACAACACGCGCGAAGTGCTGGATACCTGTAAAGTGGTGGCAGAAGCGCCACAAGGCTCTATCGCCTCTTACGTGATTTCGATGGCGAAAACGCCGTCGGACGTGCTGGCGGTGCATTTGCTGCTGAAAGAAGCCGGCATTCCTTACGCGATGCCAGTAGCGCCACTGTTCGAAACCCTCGACGATTTGAACAACGCCAATGACGTGATGACACAACTGCTGAATATCGATTGGTATCGTGGCTTCATCAACGGCAAACAGATGGTGATGATTGGTTATTCCGACTCGGCGAAAGATGCCGGCGTGATGGCCGCCAGTTGGGCACAGTACGAAGCACAGGATGCGCTGATCAAGACCTGTGAGAAAGCTGGCATCACCCTGACGCTGTTCCATGGACGTGGCGGTTCAATCGGTCGTGGCGGCGCACCTGCGCACGCAGCACTGCTGTCGCAACCGCCGGGCAGCCTCAAAGGCGGCCTGCGCGTGACCGAACAGGGCGAGATGATTCGCTTCAAATATGGTTTGCCAGAAGTCACTATCGCTAGCCTGTCGCTGTATACCGGTGCGATTCTGGAAGCCAACCTGATGCCACCGCCAGAGCCTAAGCGCGAGTGGAAAGAGATCATGAACGGTTTGTCAGCCCATTCCTGCGCCATGTATCGCGGCTATGTGCGTGAAAACCCGGACTTCGTACCGTACTTCCGCTCGGCCACGCCAGAGCAAGAGCTGGGTAAACTGCCACTCGGTTCACGTCCGGCGAAGCGTCGTCCTACCGGCGGCGTGGAATCACTGCGTGCGATTCCGTGGATCTTCGCCTGGACGCAGAACCGTTTGATGCTGCCAGCCTGGCTGGGTGCTGGTGCGGCGCTGCAAAAGGCGATGGATGAAGGCCATCAGGATCAGCTGGAAGCGATGTGTAGCCAGTGGCCGTTCTTCGCCACCCGTCTTGGCATGCTGGAGATGGTGTTCTCGAAAGCCGATCTGTGGCTGGCGGAATACTACGATCAGCGTCTGGTGGATAAATCACTGTGGCCGCTGGGTCTGCAGTTGCGCGATCAGCTGGCTGCGGATATTAAAGCCGTGCTGACCATCGCCAACGATGCGCACCTGATGGCTGACCAGCCGTGGATCGCCGAGTCTATCGCGCTGCGTAACGTTTATACCGATCCGCTCAACGTATTGCAGGCTGAACTGCTGCATCGTGCACGTGCGCAGGAAGCGCGTGGTGATGCGCCAGATGCGCGTGTTGAACAAGCGCTGATGGTGACGATTGCCGGTGTGGCAGCGGGTATGCGTAATACCGGCTAG